The genomic interval ATCCTTGCCGATCTCGCGGCGCAGTTCAGCCTTGAACTGGTCGAGAGTCTGGTTCTGCTTCTTGAGATGCCGCTTGAGCACTCGCTTGTCCGAGAAGCGCGTGTTGATGGTCTGCTCGACCTCATCGTCAATCTTCTTGCGGATGTCCGCGCCGCCCACCTTGATGCGCTCACGCTTGGTGGCCTGGCGCATCAGGACGCTGTCAATGAGGCTGTTGAGCAGGCCGCTCTTGGTCCAGCGCTCCTGCGTGGCGTCGCTCTGCCCCATGTCCTGTCGGGAGGACATGTTGAGGTCAAAGAGCGCGCGAGGGATCTTCTCGCCGTTGACGACCGCCACGACGGGCGAGACGCGCCCGCCCTTGCCCGCATCCGAGCGGCTACGGCTCGAGGGACCGCCGAAGGTATAGTAGGCGCCGGCCACGAAAATGAGGATAATGACGTAGAAGACGGCCTCGGCCAGGCTGGGCAGATCTACGTGTCGCTTACCGATCTTGGCCTTGACGCGCTTGCGGAAGACCTTGCGCATGCGAACAATGGACATTACTGCGCTCCTACGCTGAGGCGAAGCAGGTGCGCCCTGCCTTCGCCGGCATTCGTGCTCACTGACAACAGACTGCCGCGCGGCTTTGTTCCTGGCCCGCGCACCAGCCTTCGCCCCCCGGCAACACCGGGGACACAGGGGCAACGGACGGGGAAAGGGAAAGAGAGCCGGCCCGTGCCGGCTCTGCCGCTATTATACCTCCGGCGCAAAGGGCTGACAAGACGTGCGTAGCTTCGGAGGGGAGCCTGGCGCTGGAGCCTGTAGGGCGGGGCCTTGTGCCCTGCCCTACAGCACCGGCCACGCACAGGACGTGGCCGAGGCGACCTGGGAGTGATGCGCCCATGGCAACCGATCTGCGTATGCCGGTCGTCGCCGGACAGTTCTACGAAGCAACCGGGAGTGCCCTCAGGCAGGAGATCGCGGACTGTTATCTGGACCGCCGCGGGCCCGGCAGACTGCCGACGGTGGACCTCGCCGGGCCCAGGCAGATGCTCGGGCTGGTGTCGCCCCATGCCGGCTACATCTATTCGGGGCCGATGGCCGCCCACGGCTACGCGGCGCTGGCGGCGGACGGTCGGCCCGATGCCTTCGTCATCATCGGGCCCAACCACGGACGGGGCAGTTGGGTCTCGGCGATACAGACCTCCGGGGCGTGGCTGACGCCGCTGGGCGAGGCGCAGGTGGAACCCGAACTGGCCACGGCCCTCGCCGCCGAGCTGCCTGACTTCACCGTCGGGTCGGCCGCCTTCCGGGGCGAGCACAGCCTCGAGGTGCAGTTGCCCTTCCTGCAGGACCTGTACGGCGGCGAGGTGCCGTTCGTGCCGCTGATGATGCTGGACCAGGACCGCGACGCGGCCTCCGCTGTCGGCCGGGCCCTGGGGCGCGTGCTGGCAGGGCGCAATGTCGTCATCATCGCCAGCACTGACATGACCCACCAGGAGCCCCGCCAGGTCGCCACGGCGCAGGACCGGATTCTCATCGAGCGCATCGAGGCGCTCGACCCGGACGGTCTTCTGACCGAGCAGGCCCGCCGCGACATCACCATGTGCGGCTATGGCCCCACCGCCGCGATGCTCCTCGCGGCCAGGCAGCTTGGCGCCACACGCACCGAGACCTTCCGCTACGGTGACTCCGGCGAGGCCCATCCCATGGCCGCGGTCGTCGGCTATCTGTCGCTGGGAGTGTACCGGTAGAGTTGGCGCGCCCCGTGCTCCAGTAGCGCGGGCGGCCTCGCCCGCGCGCTGTCGGGACGGGCAGG from bacterium carries:
- the amrB gene encoding AmmeMemoRadiSam system protein B; this translates as MATDLRMPVVAGQFYEATGSALRQEIADCYLDRRGPGRLPTVDLAGPRQMLGLVSPHAGYIYSGPMAAHGYAALAADGRPDAFVIIGPNHGRGSWVSAIQTSGAWLTPLGEAQVEPELATALAAELPDFTVGSAAFRGEHSLEVQLPFLQDLYGGEVPFVPLMMLDQDRDAASAVGRALGRVLAGRNVVIIASTDMTHQEPRQVATAQDRILIERIEALDPDGLLTEQARRDITMCGYGPTAAMLLAARQLGATRTETFRYGDSGEAHPMAAVVGYLSLGVYR